The Apium graveolens cultivar Ventura chromosome 11, ASM990537v1, whole genome shotgun sequence genome has a window encoding:
- the LOC141695565 gene encoding uncharacterized protein LOC141695565, with amino-acid sequence MQNEVENNINVMGGASDNVDPDIVEELLSMLDKNNELVKTFRMARNRFENEDLDEFKLVLISSQSSSGIPNHIMPSDEVAAFILQYPLLFLWGTEGYHKRIPLINIKYPETENLDDEDLDPDSTQRRHISLKEYYCYKIMIRNSEGLTPHLAGHLWQQYVVDYKGDHDPMHVGKAVILPTSFTGSQRYMFQYFKDSLAICRAIVDAPDIVSHVFKLNLDQLLDLIKKKNYFGKCIGVMHVIEFQKRGLPHVHMLIWLSPESRPNSIEKVDQLVPSEILDMNSDPIAYEAVKNYMMHGTCDLMKYLNIQSSADLKDVCNDVTSKKSKLDAWFVANSEFPQARNFTYSDFSTHFTWIKKTAKWKLCQRGDVVERLAKVHATTGELLYLRMLLLRCKGALSFTRLRTIDGTTYDTFKEACGALGLLNNDKQWHDALEENAFSAMPTQIRAMFVNILENCYVSDLLALWEKHWPTLLEDVLYMRRRISYNIHLILSEYEIHNYALAEIEKLLNDVEGKIVLPFIGSGIAATLLPGGRTTHSRFKIPLKLDRSSIAGIKYCIDIAELMQHTSLIIWDEAPMQHRYAFEAVDISLRDIMVTIDVEQGKSPFGGIIVVFGGNFR; translated from the exons ATGCAGAATGAGGTTGAGAATAATATCAATGTAATGGGAGGTGCTTCTGACAATGTTGATCCAGATATTGTCGAGGAACTTTTAAGTATGTTAGACAAGAACAATGAGTTAGTCAAAACTTTTCGCATGGCTCGGAATCGGTTTGAAAATGAAGATCTGGATGAGTTTAAGTTAGTCCTCATATCATCTCAATCTTCTAGCGGGATACCAAACCATATTATGCCATCTGATGAGGTTGCTGCTTTCATT TTGCAATATCCACTACTATTTCTTTGGGGAACCGAGGGGTATCATAAACGTATACCTCTGATAAACATTAAATACCCTGAAACAGagaatttagatgatgaagaCCTTGATCCTGACTCTACACAGAGGCGACATATTTCACTAAAAGAGTATTATTGTTACAAGATTATGATACGCAATTCTGAAG GTTTAACTCCACACCTTGCCGGACATTTGTGGCAACAGTACGTTGTTGATTA TAAAGGAGACCATGATCCAATGCATGTTGGAAAAGCTGTTATACTGCCTACTTCATTCACTGGATCTCAACGATACATGTTTCAATACTTTAAGGATTCCTTGGCGATATGTCGTGCAATTG TTGATGCACCGGATATTGTTTCTCACGTGTTTAAATTGAATCTTGATCAACTATTAGATTTGATTAAAAAGAAGAACTACTTTGGAAAGTGTATAGGAG TTATGCATGTAATTGAATTCCAGAAGCGTGGTTTGCCACATGTGCATATGCTAATCTGGCTGAGCCCTGAAAGCAGACCTAATTCTATTGAAAAGGTTGACCAGTTGGTTCCTTCCGAAATACTAGATATGAATTCTGATCCAATAGCATATGAAGCTGTTAAGAACTACATGATGCATGGAACCTGTG ATTTAATG AAGTACTTGAATATTCAGAGTTCTGCAGATTTGAAGGATGTGTGCAATGATGTGACTTCCAAAAAAAGTAAACTAGATGCATGGTTTGTAGCTAATAGTGAATTTCCACAAGCGCGAAATTTTACGTATTCTGACTTTTCCACCCATTTTACATGGATAAAGAAAACTGCTAAATGGAAGCTTTGTCAAAGAGGTGATGTGGTTGAGAGGTTAGCAAAGGTTCATGCAACAACTGGTGAATTATTGTATCTTCGAATGTTGTTACTTAGATGTAAAGGTGCTTTATCTTTCACTCGACTGCGAACCATTGATGGAACTACATATGATACATTTAAGGAAGCATGTGGTGCTCTTGGTCTGTTAAATAATGACAAGCAGTGGCATGATGCTTTGGAAGAAAATGCATTCTCAGCTATGCCAACCCAAATTCGGGCTATGTTTGTTAACATCCTGGAAAATTGTTATGTGTCCGATCTGCTTGCACTATGGGAAAAACACTGGCCAACATTGTTAGAAGATGTTCTTTATATGAGGCGCAGGATTTCATAtaacattcatttgatattgtcTGAGTATGAAATCCATAACTATGCTTTAGCAG AGATTGAAAAGTTGTTAAATGATGTTG AAGGAAAGATTGTTCTTCCTTTTATAGGCTCCGGAATTGCTGCTACACTTCTTCCTGGTGGCCGAACAActcattctaggtttaaaatacCGCTTAAATTAGATCGGAGTTCTATTGCTGGAATAAAATATTGTATAGACATTGCAGAGTTGATGCAACACACAAGTCTTATAATATGGGATGAAGCTCCAATGCAGCATCGCTATGCATTTGAAGCCGTGGACATAAGTTTGCGAGACATAATGGTTACCATTGATGTAGAACAAGGAAAAAGTCCCTTTGGTGGTATTATAGTTGTTTTTGGTGGCAATTTTCGATAG